The following coding sequences are from one Bos mutus isolate GX-2022 chromosome 22, NWIPB_WYAK_1.1, whole genome shotgun sequence window:
- the LOC102281026 gene encoding pregnancy-associated glycoprotein 2, with translation MKWLVLLGLVALSECIVKIPLTKMKTMQEAIREKQLLEDFLDEQPHSLSQDSDPDKKFSSHQLKNFQNAVYFGTITIGTPPQEFQVNFDTGSSDLWVPSVDCQSPSCSKHKRFNPQKSTTFQPLNQKIELVYGSGSMKGVLGSDTIQIGNLVIVNQIFGLSQNQSSGVLEQVPYDGILGLAYPSLAIQGTTPVFDNLKNREVISEPVFAFYLSSRPENISTVMFGGVDHTYHKGKLQWIPVTQARFWQVAMSSMTMNGNVVGCSQGCQAVVDTGTSLLVGPTHLVTDILKLMNPNPILNDEQMLSCDAVNSLPTLLLTINGIVYPVPPDYYIQRFSERICFISFQGGTEILKNLGTSETWILGDVFLRLYFSVYDRGNNRIGLAPAA, from the exons ATGAAGTGGCTTGTGCTTCTCGGGTTGGTGGCCCTCTCAGAGTGCATAGTCAA AATCCCTCTAACGAAGATGAAGACCATGCAAGAAGCCATCAGGGAAAAACAATTGCTGGAAGATTTCTTGGATGAACAACCTCACAGCCTGTCCCAGGATTCTGATCCTGACAAGAAATTCTCTTCTCACCAACTGAAGAATTTCCAGAAT GCTGTCTACTTTGGTACGATCACCATTGGAACACCTCCTCAAGAGTTCCAGGTCAACTTTGACACCGGCTCATCTGACTTGTGGGTGCCCTCTGTCGACTGCCAAAGTCCCTCCTGCT CTAAACATAAGAGATTCAACCCTCAGAAGTCCACCACCTTCCAGCCTTTGAACCAGAAAATTGAACTCGTCTACGGCTCTGGGAGCATGAAAGGGGTTCTTGGCTCTGACACCATTCAG ATCGGGAACCTTGTCATCGTGAACCAGATTTTTGGCTTGAGCCAGAATCAGTCCAGTGGGGTCCTGGAACAAGTACCTTATGATGGCATCCTGGGCTTGGCCTACCCCAGCCTCGCCATCCAGGGGACCACCCCAGTCTTCGACAACCTGAAGAATCGAGAAGTCATTTCTGAGCCAGTCTTTGCCTTCTACTTGAGCTC CCGGCCAGAAAACATCAGCACGGTGATGTTTGGCGGGGTGGACCACACCTACCACAAGGGAAAACTCCAGTGGATCCCAGTGACCCAAGCCCGCTTCTGGCAGGTAGCCATGAGCAG CATGACCATGAACGGGAATGTGGTCGGTTGTTCCCAAGGATGTCAGGCCGTTGTGGATACTGGGACCTCGTTGCTGGTTGGGCCAACTCACCTGGTCACTGACATCCTGAAGCTCATGAACCCTAATCCAATCCTGAATGACGAG CAAATGCTTTCATGTGATGCCGTCAATAGCCTGCCTACGCTCCTCCTCACCATCAACGGCATCGTCTACCCTGTGCCCCCTGACTACTACATCCAGAGG TTTTCTGAGAGGATCTGCTTTATCAGCTTTCAAGGGGGCACAGAGATCTTGAAAAATTTGGGAACCTCGGAGACCTGGATCCTGGGTGATGTCTTCCTGAGgctgtatttttcagtttatgaCCGAGGAAATAACAGGATTGGCCTGGCTCCTGCAGCATAA